The region AGAAGTTAGTAGTCAGCGAATTGTCAAAGACACCGCCTGATCTAATCTTTCCTTTAGGGGATTTGGTATTTGATCGATTGGAAGTATTTGACCCTTTGTCTAAATCATTGGGATTGATTGGAAGCCCGATATATTATGTGGTTGGAAATCACGATCTAGACTTCGGTAAGGACAAGAAGGTTAAGGACAGAGATATTAGTTATAAGAAGGTCTTTGGGCCTTCGTATTATGCCTTAGAGTATGGAGATGAGCTAATTATCGTGCTTAATAATATCTTGCCTATTGATGAGAAGGGATATATCGGCAAGATAGATGAGGTACAAAAAATCTTTCTAAAGAATATTCTAAGTCATTATGCACCCACGCATCAAAAGGTAAAAGTAATGATGCATATTCCTATCGAATTTATGAAGGATAAGCAGGAGTTTGTAAGCTTATTTGACAGTTATAAGCAAGTATTTGTTGGGGTAGGGCATACTCACACCCAATATCACAATCATTACTCTAGAAAGACTAATGCGCCTATTCACGAGTTAGTAGCAGGAGCAGTATGTGGAGCTTGGTGGCAAGGACCTCACGATATCGAGGGAATACCATTTGCGATGATGTACGATGGTACTTGGAAGGGATATTGGCATTTGAACTCATCTCCCAAAGATTATACGTTATCATACAAAGTGTCAGGTAGAGCTGCCGATAAACAGATACAAGTTTGGGCACCTGAGGTAAAAGAGTGGGACAAGAGTCTAGAGCATCTAAATGATGGCTATATCTACGCAAACGTCTTCGCAGGGGATCAAGATACTAAAGTGCAAATCAGTTTTGATGGTACTACGTGGCAATCGATGGATTATTATCAGGGAGTAGATCCTCATTATACAAGATTAATTGAGTTACAAAAACAAGGTAGATTTAAAAATATGAATACCTCTTCTGCCGTCGATGCCAAAAGAGTAAGTAAACATTTATGGCGTATGCCAATTCCTGAGGGGCTTCAAGAAGGACCTGAGTTGATTAAAGTAAAAGCTATTGACATACGATACGGTCTTAATCATGTGGAGAACCGTGTCCTGTGGACCCCAAATTAGCTTTATATAAGGAGTTGAGGTGTCAACTTTTTAGATTAGTAGTGTTTGTATTGAGAGGTAGCCCATCGTGGGCTACCTTTCTGTTTTTAAGACGCTGTATTTTTATTGAAAGATTAAAAGGGAAATATTTTAAAAATGGATTGGATAATTTTGGTTAAGCAGAGTTCGTAAGATTAATAGATAATACTAATCAGGTTCTGTCGGTACAGTGTGGATTAGGATTGTGTGCCAGTATTGCGGGGCGTATTTAGCCTTTCGTTGCCTGTCCCATTGGCTAAAACTATCCATAGGACACTTTTTTAACGCTCTAACCTACCCGTACTGTGTTAGATGTGACTTTTGGACGTGGTTTATGAATTTTATCTTATGGATTACTGTTAATGACTACTACTCTTAACTTACTCAGAGAATAAGAAAAATGGTAGTACGACTGGTTTGCTTTTAAAGTTTACTGGGTAGGCAGGGGACTTTTCTTTAAGGGGAATGATATTTAGGTACTTGATAGTGGCTTGACCATTGCTGGAGAATCCTACTCTCTTGTATTTTGGAAGAAAAAGTAAGGGTATAGTTCTCGGGAAGTTGTTTATTAAGTGTTATAATTGTCCAATGTTTGTTTTTTTTCCTGTTAGTTTGTAAAATTTCAGTATTTACATCCTGTGAGTAGGTCTGTTTTTACTGATGTTTTTAGCTGTACTAGAGCGTGTTATTATCTGCAGAACCACAGTTAATAAACTGAAGATAAAGGAGTATAAAAAGATTTGAATTTCGCCTTGTCAATAGTGTAGGTAATTATTTTGCAAGTTTAACGCTTTCAAAATAATAAAATATCTTTTTATGTGTTATAATATACATACTAGTGAATGGTTGTGAAGATGAGAGCTATGTTTTATCTTTGTAGACTGAAAAATAAGGTTTCATTAGAGAATATGTTTTAGTTTTATGTTTTTTAATGCTAAAGATTCTTTATTTTTAAAATAATTAAATCGAGAAAAGGAATGATTAAAAGAGGTTTATTATTAATTGCCTTACTATTGAGTAGCTCCGTTGTTATAGGACAGAAGAAGTACTCAGAACTAACGAAAGAAGATTATTTACATGATTTTGATATTCTTATAAATATTATAAAAAACCAACACCCTAATCCATTCCGTAGTATTACTGCGAAAGAATTTGACAAGAAGGTGGCTGAGATTAGAAGTAACCTTGAGAAGAATCCTTCTTATGGGAACTTTTTGTTGTCTAATCCTATTCCGCTAATTCACGATGCTCATTCTTCTCTAAGTACAGATAGTACGATATTTGAGGATTTTACTAAAGAGTCTACATTCTTTCCAGTGAATACAATTGTGTATGATGGTAAGGTATTTGTGAATCAACATAACCCTGTTCTACCTGCTGGTAGTGTTATTACAGCTGTTAATGATATTAAATCTAAAGCCTATTTAGATAAAATAAATGTGACTACAGATGGGCAGATAGTTGCCAATGATGCGAAGGATTTCTCATTCTATGTATCACTTATGAACCCAGGTGTAGAGGAGTTTAAGATTGCTTATCAAGATACATTGAATGCTCCAGAGCACAAGGAAGTAGTAATGAAGTCTGTTGACTATTCTCGTAATTACTATAATGTGCAGAAGGCAATATTACCTGTAGATGTTATTAGTTATTCTTATGGGATTTATGGACGCAAGATTACAGATGAGACTTATTATTTAACAATTAAGACATTTGCTTTCTCAGAAGAGTTTGCCTATCAGAAGTTGAGTACTTTCTTTGAAAAGCTAAATGCTGATGGAGTAAAGAACTTAATCATCGATATCAGAGGCAATGGAGGAGGTTTTCTGAGCAATATTCCTTTATTTTACTCCTTTATATCTAAGGACAAAGTATTTAAGAATAGCTATCGCTATGCTACTAAAGTAGTGGAAATTAATGTGCGTGAGAACTTAATCGATGCTAGTGGTAGACAGTATTCTGATATGGACATCAAAAACATGAATAACTTTATGTTCCAACGTTATGACAAGAGTACGGTAGAGGGGGATGAGTATTACTATGGTAATAATCGCCTAGATGAGTCTTATGTGGAGAATTATCCTCGTGATCGTTATTTCTTTGAAGGAAATACAATGTTATTAATAGATAATAATACGGTGTCAGCTGCGGCATACTTTGCTTCTCTATTTAAGGAGAATAACAGAGGAGCTATTATTGGTCAAGAGACTCGTACATGTAGTAACTTCACAACGGCTTCTTGGTTTATTAACTATAAATTACCTAATACACAGACAGTGGTAGATTTGCCTCGTTCAGAAGTATTCTTTAATAATTTGATTAGTACTAAACAGGGGTGTCGAGGAGTGCTACCTGATTATAGTGTAGATGAAAAGGCATTTTATAAAAGTTTAATCAATGAGCAAGATCCAGAGCTGACCTTTGCCTTAGATTTACTAAGAAGACAAGCACAGAACGTAGAGTTAAAGAGTATAGACGTTAATTAAACTAGAATAGAGGGTGCTGTCTACACCAAATGCTTTGAGAATATAAATATGTTAGAAAGAATTATCACATTATCTATTAGTGAATTGATTGCCTTTAGCTTATTGCTAAACCTCTTTCTCTATGGGCTTTCTATAGGTTTATATCTCCTACTACAAAAGTACACGTGTAGTACTTATATACAAGAAGAGCAGCAGGCTATCACAAGTAGAGATATTCGTTTGTCTCTGTTTACTATTGTGTGTAATGCCCTTGTGTTTTTGTTAGGTATATGGCTTTATAAGAATGAGATCATTAATGTCAGTGAGGATAATACGATATTGATTATCATCCTACAAACTATTGGATTAATTATAGGTATGGACTTCCTGATGTATGTATTTCATCGCTTAGCACATATCCCTTTTTTTTATTCTTTAGCACACATAAGACATCATGAACACAGTAGTGTGAATGCAATTAGTCTATTTGTTCTACATCCGATCGAAGCTATTGGTTTTGGTCTTTTGATAGTGGTGTTGTTATATCTATTTCCATTTGATGTGATTGCTATTGTATTATACCTAATTGTTAATTTATTATGGGGTACAATAGGACATATCGATAAGGATATCTTTAAGGGAACTTTATTTGAGCGCATCAGCCGCGATGTTCTGTGTCTAACGGTATTTCACAATATTCACCACCAAGATCCCCATAGCAACTACGGTTTTTATACTTTATTTTGGGATAAATGCTTTAAAACATACCGAAAAGAGTAATACCATAAATTAGTAATTTCCATTTACAATAGATACTAGCTTTTATCATATTGAGGAGTTTTTAAAACCTCTTTTATAGCTTGCTTGAGACACTGACTTCACTTTGTTTTGTATAATTGATGCTCTTTTAAGTGTTGTTTCCGGATTTAAAATAATATACGCTTGTAAGTTGTTGATTTATAGCTGTAAACTTTTTTTTAAGTAACTGTTATTTTTAATTTCCCTCCTTTATATCCTTGGTTG is a window of Myroides oncorhynchi DNA encoding:
- a CDS encoding calcineurin-like phosphoesterase C-terminal domain-containing protein, with product MKRLVVYLMAVMGTSLYAQNKNISGKVFEDVNKNGQYDKGEPLLKNVLISNGQDLVKTNQKGEYKINTMADMQVFIVKPNGYQSSLSKENKVNFYLPYADLGKVSTYDFALYKQDESKPLNAVLLGDLQSDVLDDIHHVEKLVVSELSKTPPDLIFPLGDLVFDRLEVFDPLSKSLGLIGSPIYYVVGNHDLDFGKDKKVKDRDISYKKVFGPSYYALEYGDELIIVLNNILPIDEKGYIGKIDEVQKIFLKNILSHYAPTHQKVKVMMHIPIEFMKDKQEFVSLFDSYKQVFVGVGHTHTQYHNHYSRKTNAPIHELVAGAVCGAWWQGPHDIEGIPFAMMYDGTWKGYWHLNSSPKDYTLSYKVSGRAADKQIQVWAPEVKEWDKSLEHLNDGYIYANVFAGDQDTKVQISFDGTTWQSMDYYQGVDPHYTRLIELQKQGRFKNMNTSSAVDAKRVSKHLWRMPIPEGLQEGPELIKVKAIDIRYGLNHVENRVLWTPN
- a CDS encoding S41 family peptidase; translated protein: MIKRGLLLIALLLSSSVVIGQKKYSELTKEDYLHDFDILINIIKNQHPNPFRSITAKEFDKKVAEIRSNLEKNPSYGNFLLSNPIPLIHDAHSSLSTDSTIFEDFTKESTFFPVNTIVYDGKVFVNQHNPVLPAGSVITAVNDIKSKAYLDKINVTTDGQIVANDAKDFSFYVSLMNPGVEEFKIAYQDTLNAPEHKEVVMKSVDYSRNYYNVQKAILPVDVISYSYGIYGRKITDETYYLTIKTFAFSEEFAYQKLSTFFEKLNADGVKNLIIDIRGNGGGFLSNIPLFYSFISKDKVFKNSYRYATKVVEINVRENLIDASGRQYSDMDIKNMNNFMFQRYDKSTVEGDEYYYGNNRLDESYVENYPRDRYFFEGNTMLLIDNNTVSAAAYFASLFKENNRGAIIGQETRTCSNFTTASWFINYKLPNTQTVVDLPRSEVFFNNLISTKQGCRGVLPDYSVDEKAFYKSLINEQDPELTFALDLLRRQAQNVELKSIDVN
- a CDS encoding sterol desaturase family protein, translated to MLERIITLSISELIAFSLLLNLFLYGLSIGLYLLLQKYTCSTYIQEEQQAITSRDIRLSLFTIVCNALVFLLGIWLYKNEIINVSEDNTILIIILQTIGLIIGMDFLMYVFHRLAHIPFFYSLAHIRHHEHSSVNAISLFVLHPIEAIGFGLLIVVLLYLFPFDVIAIVLYLIVNLLWGTIGHIDKDIFKGTLFERISRDVLCLTVFHNIHHQDPHSNYGFYTLFWDKCFKTYRKE